One Syntrophorhabdaceae bacterium DNA window includes the following coding sequences:
- a CDS encoding alpha-amylase/4-alpha-glucanotransferase domain-containing protein codes for MDYIIEEAYMRAYMPFFDVLKSFLGIKINLHFSGYLFSWLQKHKPDYIELIRELARKGQIEIVCGGMYEPVLALLPEQDGISQIVMHKDLMKRVFSEEPMGMWLAERVYEPQIPRILHKAGIAYTLVDDNHFKSVGFSDEDLYGYYVTEYEGHPLSIFPGLETLRYTIPFKPLSTLDEYLKGVAGEGGDLVVFGDDGEKFGLWPGTYDSVYGEGWLESFFEYLTANRSWLTTTTFGEYAVKHPPKGRVYLECSSYKEMGEWSLPAKLARDYGELLHKTDIPYGDFLKGGYYKNFLIKYDESNDMHKKMLRLSDKAQKHDEARRHIFMAQANDSYWHGVFGGLYLPHLRASVYGHLIEAEKLLDPGKPFVSGYIEDVNMDGHDEAVLVNDIVEATFLLKEGGVLYGLDYKPCSANVTATLRRRYEGYHEKIREAVSPSVADGTKTIHDLIIAKEEGLDEYLHYDWYGRACLIDHVMGQDATLEAFYQSSYYEPGDFVVEPYQGTVKKSKKAVELLLERAGHFRKGGVCHELTIKKQVLLSEGQSELQVTYLIEGNVRERFLMGIEFNFAFLGSGGDRYLKTDEGRYPLTVREILPASKRVTCHDPYQKIDVSLAWDLPEAIWTFPVEVVSLSEQGFERNYQSTMIMPVWTIDLPRGKSEIHIRLDLNEAHGV; via the coding sequence ATGGATTACATCATTGAGGAGGCATATATGCGTGCATATATGCCTTTTTTTGATGTGCTCAAGTCTTTTCTGGGGATCAAGATTAATCTTCATTTCTCGGGGTATCTTTTTTCGTGGCTACAAAAGCATAAGCCCGACTACATCGAACTCATCAGAGAATTAGCGAGAAAAGGACAGATTGAAATCGTATGCGGGGGCATGTACGAGCCGGTGTTAGCCCTCTTGCCGGAACAAGACGGCATCTCGCAGATCGTGATGCATAAAGACCTTATGAAGCGCGTCTTTAGCGAGGAGCCCATGGGTATGTGGCTTGCAGAGCGGGTATATGAGCCGCAGATACCGAGGATACTCCATAAGGCGGGCATTGCCTACACCTTAGTCGATGACAACCATTTTAAATCCGTGGGGTTTTCCGACGAGGACCTCTACGGTTATTATGTAACCGAATACGAGGGCCATCCCCTTTCCATCTTTCCCGGGCTCGAAACATTACGCTACACCATCCCTTTTAAGCCTCTTAGCACGCTTGACGAGTATCTCAAGGGTGTTGCCGGTGAGGGCGGCGATCTCGTTGTGTTCGGGGACGACGGGGAGAAGTTCGGCCTTTGGCCGGGCACTTATGATTCGGTGTATGGAGAGGGCTGGCTCGAATCATTTTTTGAGTATCTCACCGCAAACAGGTCATGGCTCACGACCACCACATTCGGAGAGTACGCAGTCAAACATCCGCCAAAGGGCCGGGTCTATCTGGAGTGCTCATCATACAAAGAGATGGGAGAATGGAGCCTGCCCGCGAAGCTTGCAAGGGATTATGGCGAGTTGCTCCACAAGACCGACATCCCCTACGGGGATTTTCTCAAAGGCGGTTACTACAAGAATTTTCTCATCAAGTATGATGAAAGCAACGACATGCATAAGAAGATGTTGCGTCTCTCCGACAAGGCTCAAAAACATGATGAAGCGAGAAGGCACATCTTCATGGCCCAGGCAAACGACAGTTACTGGCACGGTGTTTTCGGAGGTCTTTACCTGCCGCACCTGCGGGCGTCCGTATATGGACATCTCATAGAAGCTGAAAAACTGCTTGACCCCGGTAAGCCGTTCGTGAGCGGTTATATCGAGGATGTGAATATGGACGGCCACGATGAGGCGGTTCTGGTAAACGACATAGTCGAAGCCACATTTCTTTTGAAAGAAGGAGGCGTTCTCTACGGCCTCGATTACAAGCCCTGTTCAGCGAATGTAACGGCTACTTTGCGCCGTAGATACGAAGGCTACCACGAAAAGATAAGAGAGGCCGTCTCCCCGAGTGTGGCCGATGGCACAAAGACCATCCATGACCTGATCATTGCCAAAGAGGAGGGACTTGATGAGTACCTTCACTATGACTGGTATGGAAGAGCCTGTCTCATCGATCATGTGATGGGCCAGGATGCTACGCTGGAGGCCTTCTATCAGTCCAGTTACTATGAACCGGGCGACTTTGTGGTCGAGCCTTATCAAGGGACCGTCAAGAAATCGAAAAAGGCCGTGGAATTACTGCTTGAACGGGCGGGTCATTTTCGGAAAGGCGGCGTCTGTCACGAGCTTACCATAAAGAAACAGGTGCTTTTGAGCGAAGGCCAGTCAGAATTGCAGGTGACATACCTGATCGAGGGCAATGTCCGCGAGAGGTTTCTCATGGGAATTGAATTCAATTTCGCTTTTCTCGGAAGCGGCGGGGACAGGTATCTCAAAACAGATGAGGGCCGTTATCCACTGACCGTTCGCGAGATCCTGCCGGCCTCGAAACGGGTCACGTGCCATGACCCCTATCAGAAGATTGACGTCTCTCTCGCATGGGATCTCCCTGAGGCCATATGGACTTTCCCGGTCGAGGTGGTCTCCCTGTCCGAACAAGGTTTTGAACGGAATTATCAGAGCACAATGATCATGCCCGTCTGGACTATAGACCTGCCTCGGGGAAAAAGCGAGATCCATATCAGGCTTGACCTAAATGAGGCCCATGGCGTGTGA
- a CDS encoding glycosyltransferase family 2 protein, which produces MGLAAGYRLEMISVVITTYNRKAFLRDAVLSVLNQDYLDKEVIVIDDGSTDNSSEVLEGLPVRYLLKENRGISSARNKGIELARGEYIAFLDVDDLWKKAKLSIQMTEMCKKDYLVSYTDEIWMRNKRHLNQKARHKKYSGLIFERCLPLCIISPSSVLMKRDVFDCVGKFDESMPVCEDYDMWLRVSAHYPVLFVDKPLIVKQGGHEDQLSKRYPAMDRFRIDSIVRILDSNVLNEQMRNAAISELTKKCTIYAKGALKRGKIAEADSYLSLVAPYGIRMVP; this is translated from the coding sequence GTGGGGTTGGCCGCGGGATACAGGCTTGAAATGATTTCGGTTGTCATCACCACCTACAACAGAAAGGCTTTTCTCAGGGATGCGGTCCTCTCCGTACTCAACCAGGACTATTTGGACAAGGAAGTCATTGTCATCGATGACGGATCAACGGATAATTCCTCTGAGGTCCTGGAGGGATTGCCCGTTCGATACCTGTTAAAGGAAAATCGCGGTATAAGCAGCGCCAGGAACAAGGGTATTGAGTTAGCGAGAGGGGAATATATAGCCTTTCTCGATGTTGATGACCTCTGGAAGAAGGCCAAGCTCTCAATTCAGATGACTGAAATGTGTAAGAAGGATTACCTCGTCTCCTACACTGATGAAATCTGGATGAGAAACAAGAGACATCTCAATCAAAAAGCCAGGCACAAGAAATACTCCGGTCTTATCTTTGAGAGATGCCTTCCGCTGTGCATCATAAGTCCCTCCTCGGTGCTCATGAAACGGGATGTCTTTGACTGCGTGGGCAAATTTGATGAATCCATGCCCGTGTGCGAGGACTACGATATGTGGCTCAGGGTTAGTGCCCACTATCCCGTCCTTTTCGTGGACAAGCCGCTTATTGTAAAGCAGGGCGGTCACGAAGACCAGTTGTCCAAGCGATATCCTGCTATGGACAGATTCCGGATCGATAGCATAGTGAGGATACTGGATAGCAATGTGCTCAATGAGCAGATGCGAAACGCAGCCATATCGGAGCTCACAAAGAAATGCACGATCTATGCGAAGGGCGCCCTCAAAAGGGGTAAGATAGCTGAAGCAGATTCCTACCTCAGTCTTGTCGCCCCTTACGGCATTCGTATGGTGCCATGA